A single genomic interval of Armigeres subalbatus isolate Guangzhou_Male chromosome 1, GZ_Asu_2, whole genome shotgun sequence harbors:
- the LOC134221041 gene encoding galactose mutarotase — MSSSISVQPSYGEPEPNSKSSYVSEGSKVETVTVKTMDGSHHSVAQAVTLTVDGFGTVKDPLSGEVQPVKRFTWTNDNGISVQVISYGAIITSLKVPGKDGAIEDVVLGFDNIPGYQGANNPYFGATVGRVANRIGGGRFTIEGVDYEVTKNFDGRHQLHGGKIGFDKFNWSSHVEGTVVTLSHTNMDGHEGYPGTVLASVTYELKNDNRFVCKFQAVSSKPTPINLTNHSYFNLAGHSTGHEEIYRHIISLNADRITETDEDSIPTGKLLCVGSTPYDLRIPRELGPAMSRTPGEGYDDNFCITKGTDQGLTFTARVVHPHSGRVLEVYTDQPGVQLYTSNFMPDPNRNIRPKPVNAADYYEVTHLEPVVPSLATDLPIRGKGGAKYFKHGAFCLETQNFPDAVNHSNFPNSVLVPGETYSHEVIYKFSLFEDN; from the exons ATGAGTAGTAGTATCAGTGTCCAGCCATCATATGGGGAGCCCGAACCAAATTCAAAGAGTTCGTACGTGAGTGAAGGAAGTAAGGTCGAAACAGTGACAGTGAAGACAATGGACGGATCACATCACTCCGTGGCTCAGGCGGTAACCCTAACAGTAGATGGATTCGGTACGGTGAAAGATCCACTCAGTGGAGAGGTTCAACCGGTGAAACGGTTCACCTGGACGAACGATAATGGTATTTCGGTGCAGGTGATTTCCTATGGAGCGATCATCACTTCGCTCAAGGTTCCTGGAAAGGACGGCGCCATCGAAGATGTGGTGCTAGGTTTCGACAACATTCCCGGCTACCAGGGAGCAAACAATCCGTACTTCGGCGCCACCGTTGGTCGAGTGGCCAACCGCATCGGAGGAGGGCGGTTCACAATCGAGGGAGTCGATTACGAggttacgaagaattttgacgGTCGTCATCAGCTGCATGGTGGAAAAATCGGATTCGACAAATTCAACTGGTCGTCGCATGTGGAAGGAACGGTCGTCACCTTGAGCCACACCAACATGGACGGACACGAAGGGTACCCGGGAACGGTGCTGGCGTCGGTGACGTACGAGTTGAAAAACGACAACCGATTTGTATGCAAATTCCAAGCGGTTTCCAGCAAACCTACCCCAATCAATCTGACGAACCATTCCTATTTCAATCTGGCTGGCCAT AGTACAGGTCACGAGGAAATCTACCGACATATAATTTCACTCAACGCCGACCGTATTACGGAAACGGACGAGGACTCAATTCCGACGGGCAAGTTATTGTGCGTTGGCTCAACGCCATACGATCTACGAATTCCTCGAGAGCTTGGTCCGGCCATGTCACGTACCCCTGGTGAAGGTTACGATGACAACTTTTGCATCACCAAGGGTACCGACCAAGGTTTAACCTTCACTGCACGAGTGGTTCATCCCCATTCTGGACGCGTGCTTGAAGTTTACACAGATCAACCGGGCGTGCAGCTGTACACCAGTAACTTTATGCCGGATCCGAATCGCAAT ATTCGTCCAAAACCGGTCAACGCTGCCGACTACTACGAAGTGACCCATCTGGAACCTGTTGTGCCCTCATTGGCAACCGATCTCCCAATTCGTGGAAAGGGCGGTGCAAAATACTTCAAACATGGAGCATTTTGTCTGGAGACACAGAACTTCCCCGATGCCGTCAATCATTCAAATTTTCCTAACTCGGTTCTAGTTCCGGGAGAAACCTATTCACACGaagtaatttataaattttcgttGTTTGAAGACAACTGA
- the LOC134221052 gene encoding vesicular integral-membrane protein VIP36, with amino-acid sequence MIPNRGNAATFLMKVGTVLLLLVLSFGVRKSIQQQYDANDYMKREHSLFKPYQGSGMTIPYWDFIGSTFVTNSYIRVTPDLQSKSGAIWNQMPCTSINWEVHVNFKVHGKGKDLFGDGFAVWYAKDRLHTGPVFGSRDNFQGLAIILDTYSNHNGPHNHQHPYISAMVNNGSLSYDHDRDGTHTQLAGCEAKFRNVDYDTLISIRYENDVLTVSTDLENKNTWKQCFQVTGVKLPTGYYFGMSASTGDLSDNHDLLAIKFYELEAPALLAEDRSRIVPSAETFDAPRDHKDDPKQGGMSNVKIFFLILLVMLIVVVLVVIGIMFYQKHQENARKRFY; translated from the exons ATGATCCCCAACAGAGGAAATGCAGCGACATTCCTGATGAAGGTAGGAACCGTGCTCCTGTTGCTGGTGCTGAGCTTTGGAGTGCGAAAGAGTATCCAGCAGCAGTACGATGCGAACGACTACATGAAGCGAGAGCACTCCCTCTTCAAACCCTACCAGG GTTCAGGGATGACCATTCCGTACTGGGACTTTATTGGATCGACATTTGTGACAAACAGCTATATCCGCGTAACGCCGGATCTGCAGTCCAAGAGTGGAGCAATCTGGAATCAAATG CCTTGCACTTCCATTAACTGGGAAGTGCATGTGAATTTCAAAGTTCACGGTAAAGGTAAGGATCTGTTTGGTGACGGTTTCGCTGTTTGGTATGCGAAGGATCGATTGCATACAGGACCAGTATTTGGTAGTCGTGACAACTTCCAGGGATTGGCTATTATTCTGGATACCTACAGCAATCACAATGGGCCACATAAT CATCAACATCCGTACATCAGTGCGATGGTAAATAACGGAAGTCTATCGTACGATCACGATCGAGATGGGACGCACACACAACTGGCTGGCTGTGAAGCTAAGTTCCGAAATGTTGATTACGATACACTTATTAGTATCCGATATGAGAATGACGTTCTAACTG TGTCTACAGatttagaaaacaaaaatacatGGAAGCAGTGTTTCCAGGTGACCGGTGTTAAATTACCCACCGGTTATTATTTCGGAATGTCCGCCTCAACGGGTGACTTGTCGGACAACCATGATCTGTTGGCAATTAAGTTCTATGAACTGGAAGCGCCTGCCCTACTAGCGGAAGATCGTAGCCGAATTGTGCCCTCTGCGGAAACTTTCGATGCTCCCCGGGATCACAAGGATGATCCTAAGCAGGGCGGTATGTCCAACGTAAAAATCTTCTTCCTCATTCTACTGGTGATGCTGATCGTGGTGGTTCTGGTCGTGATTGGGATCATGTTCTACCAGAAGCATCAGGAAAATGCCCGAAAACGGTTCTACTGA
- the LOC134205943 gene encoding uncharacterized protein K02A2.6-like: MDDLKKASLRDEELQKVKDAIYSTNWDDVPNEYKTTTIKEDLSLFGELILRGDRIVIPKALREQVVHLAHIGHQGSTSMKAQLRAKVWFPAMDKMIDLVVKNCKPCKMTSLPDKHNPMSRRLPTQPWQDIAIDFKEGLPGDMSLLVVVCYTSRFIQVEPMKPATTQRVIGTLLQMFSSFGIPRSITADNGPQFKSIEFKNFCLSYGIHLNLSTPYWPEQNGAVERQMRNIGKRVKISSIQGTDWKTDLKEYLILYHSTPQETTGLSPYKMMFGREVYNGIPSIDQPPTLSLEAAKDKDMELKEYHKRIADTQRNAKHHNLERGDTVLMQNLKKGTLQPNFTAEEFEVLDVNKGAVQVKSNDTGKVYLRNSTHLKKLNYDIRPLSSEEEPSKSKQTMVNTEDEGEHFTKQDTIPGSSRDPIERRRKIPTRYDDFVL; encoded by the coding sequence ATGGATGATCTGAAAAAAGCCTCTCTTAGAGATGAAGAACTACAGAAGGTTAAGGACGCGATTTACTCAACAAATTGGGATGATGTTCCAAACGAATACAAGACGACGACGATTAAGGAGGATTTGTCATTGTTCGGGGAGTTGATTCTTCGGGGCGATCGAATCGTCATACCGAAAGCGTTAAGAGAGCAGGTGGTTCATCTCGCCCACATAGGACATCAAGGGAGTACCTCCATGAAAGCACAACTACGAGCTAAAGTATGGTTTCCCGCTATGGACAAGATGATAGACTTGGTCGTAAAAAACTGCAAACCATGTAAAATGACATCTCTTCCGGACAAACATAATCCCATGTCTCGGAGACTTCCTACACAGCCGTGGCAAGACATCGCAATAGACTTTAAAGAAGGTCTTCCTGGAGATATGTCCTTGCTAGTAGTAGTCTGTTACACCTCTCGTTTCATACAAGTTGAACCGATGAAACCAGCTACCACACAACGGGTCATTGGAACACTACTGCAAATGTTCAGCTCATTCGGAATACCAAGATCTATCACCGCGGACAATGGTCCGCAATTTAAATCAATTGAGTTCAAGAATTTCTGTCTCAGCTACGGAATACATCTCAACCTTTCTACCCCATATTGGCCCGAGCAAAATGGAGCTGTAGAAAGGCAAATGCGGAACATAGGAAAGCGGGTCAAAATCAGCTCCATTCAAGGTACGGACTGGAAAACTGATTTAAAAGAGTACTTGATATTGTATCATTCTACACCACAAGAAACGACTGGACTGTCACCTTACAAAATGATGTTTGGTAGGGAGGTATATAATGGTATACCATCAATAGATCAACCGCCTACACTATCCCTTGAAGCAGCGAAAGATAAAGATATGGAATTGAAGGAATATCACAAAAGAATTGCGGACACTCAACGGAACGCCAAACATCATAATTTGGAGAGGGGTGATACAGTGTTGATGCAGAATCTCAAGAAAGGTACCTTACAGCCGAATTTCACAGCAGAAGAGTTTGAAGTTCTGGACGTCAATAAAGGGGCAGTTCAGGTCAAGTCCAACGATACAGGTAAAGTGTACCTCCGGAACAGCACTCATCTTAAAAAGTTGAATTATGACATAAGGCCACTGTCGTCGGAAGAAGAACCATCGAAATCTAAACAAACAATGGTAAACACCGAAGACGAAGGGGAGCATTTCACGAAGCAAGATACAATTCCGGGAAGCAGCCGAGACCCAATAGAAAGACGCCGAAAGATCCCAACTAGATATGATGACTTTGTGTTGTAA